ACCAAATCCAATGAAGGGGGTATAGGAGATGAGTAAGCCTAAGTTAGCATATTACCTGGCAGGAGGATGTGCAGGTTGTGATATAAGTTTGGTAGATTTAGCTGATTTTTTGGTGGATGTGGTTAGTGCGGTGGACATAGTGTTTTTTGCGCCTACACTTGTGGATGTGAAGTATAAGGATTTTGAGGCATTGCCAGATGGGTCGGTGGATGTGGGTTTGTTGACAGGTAACATAAGGAACAAGGAACATGAGCATATGGCGAAGGTGATGAGGGCGAAGTGTAAGGTGTTGATAGCGTATGGTATATGTGCGAGTTTAGGTGGTATCAAGGGTTTGGTTAATTTGTATAGTAATCAGGAGTTGTTGGAGAAGGCGTATAGGGATACGTTTAGTACAGACAATCCTACAGGGGAGTTACCGAGTCCCAAGTATGTGGTAGATGGGAAGTATGAGTTGGAGTTGCCGGAGTTGACGGAGGCCAGAACGTTGGATCAGGTGGTGGAGGTGGATTATTACATAGGAGGGTGTCCGCCGCATTATGAGCATGTGAAGGCGGCGTTGGTTGCGTTGTTAGAGGGTAAGTTACCGCCGAGGGGTAGTTGGATAACGATGGGGCATGCGGTGTGTGAGGTATGTTCGAGGAACCCTGTGTTGAGGGGGGAGAAGAAGAAGCCTGTATTAGAGGTTAGGAGGGTGATAGAAGGGGGAGTAGAGGAGGAGGCATGTTTGCTTGAGGCGGGGTATTTGTGTTTAGGTCCTGTTACACAGGGAGACTGTGGAGCGAGTTGTTTGAAGGTGAACGTGCCGTGTAGGGGATGTGGAGGGCCGATACCAGGGGTAAGGGATTATGGTTTGAGGGCGATAAGTGCGATAGCGAGTGCATTGGAAAACGAGGAGTTGGTAGACAGGATAGAGGACCCTGTGAGGTTGTTTTACCGGTATAGTTTGCCAGGGTCTATGATAGGGAAGAGGCTTGGAAAGTAGGTAAGAAGATAAAAAACAGAGAGGAGGGGAAGGGTATGCAGAGGATAGAGATAAATCCCATGACAAGGCTTGAGGGTCATGGGAAGATAACGATATTTTTGGATGACAAGGGGAATGTGGACAATGCCTTTTGGCAGGTAGTAGAGTTTATGGGATATGAGAAGTTTTTGATAGGTATGCCTATAGAGGAGGTACCAAGGACAGTAAGTACCGTCTGTGGGGTATGTAGGGCTGTTCATTTTATGGCCTCGTTGAAGGCCGCAGATGAGGTATATGGGGTAAAGCCTACGGAGACGGCGAGGAAGTTGAGGGAGTTGTTTTATTATGCGCATTATGTAGAGGACCACATGGAGATCATATATGCGTTGGGGTTGCCTGATTTTGTTTGTGGGCCTACGGCATCTCCAGCAGAGAGGAACTTGGTTGGGTTGATTATGAAGGTGGGAGTTGATGTAGGAAGAGATGTTTTGAAGAAGAGATTTGCTGCTGTTAGGATCTTTGAGATCCTTGGAGGAAGGCCAAGCCATCCAGTGGCAGCGATACCCGGGGGATGGAGCAAGAGGCTGAAGGAGGAGGAAAGGCAGGAGATACTGAGGTATGCGGATGAGTGTGTGGAGTTAGGGAAGTTTACGCTTAAGGCGTTTAAGGATTTGGTGTTAAGTAATCCTCAGTATGTGGAGTTGATAAAGGGGGACATTTACAAGGTGGTGACGAATTATTTGGGAACGGTGGATGAGGCTGGGAAGGTAACCTATTATGATGGTACACAGGTGTTTGTGGACACGAAGGGTAATGAGATAGGTAGGTTTAGTGGTAAGGAGTATTTGGAGTGGATAGCAGAGAGGACGTTGCCGTGGAGTTATCAGAAGGCACCGTACATTAAGAAGTTAGGTTGGAAGGGGATAGTGGATGGAGAGGGAACGAGTTTATACAGTGTGGGGCCGCTAGCGAGGTTTAACGTGGGGAATGGATTTGACACACCTGGTGCGCAGGAGGCGTATGAGGAGATGGTAGAGTTTTTTGGAGGGAAGCCTGTGCATAACATACTGGGTTATCACTGGGCGAGGGCGATAGAGTTGTTACATTGTGCGGAGAAGGTGAAGGAGCTTGCGTCAGACGAGAGTATCACAGCTCCTGACGTGAGGCAGGAGTTAGGTGAGGCATTAGGAGAGGGAGTAGGGATTGTTGAGGCAGCGAGGGGAACGCTTATTCATCATTACAAGACAGACAGTAAGGGTATAGTAACTGACGCAAACATCATAGTTGCAACCACCCACAACAAAGGGTCTATAAACATAGCGATCAAGAGGGCGGCAGAGAATTTTATCAAGGAAGGAAAGGTAGATGAGGGAATTTTAAACTTGGTAGAGATGGCTTACAGGCCCTATGACCTTTGTCTTGCCTGTTCTACCCACACCTTACCTGGGAAGTTGCCTGTGCAGATAGACATCTACACCAAGGACGGAGAGCTGGTAAAAAGTTTGAGAAACTTTAAATAAAATTCAAATTTTCTGATCTCAATTAAGTAGGGGGATCTCCCCCTACTTTCTTTTAATCTATTGCTTTTAAAATCTTAAATTAAAACTGACAGGTTTTCAAATACACCTGTTCAAAAAGTGTCATTTAGGATAGCTCTTCATGTGTAAACTGTGTTTTGTATAAATATAAAAAGTAAAAATTTTAAAAAACAAATAAAAATGTTTAAATTTTTTAGAAAAGTTAAATAAAAAAAGGAAAAAATAAGAAAAAAAGCTTTTAAGTCTATTTGACTTTGATTATTAGTATTTTATAAATAAATAATGAAGGGACTAATAGAATATCAAAATAAGGGGGTTAGACATGCCAAAGGTTGGGGTTTATGTATGTCATTGTGGTGAGAACATTAAAGGTGGGCTTAATATCCAGGAGTTGGTAGAGTTTGCCAAAACATTGCCTGATGTGACAGTAGTGAGAGATTATTTCTTCATGTGTTCTGACCCTGGGCAGGAGTTGATCAAGAATGATATTAAAGAGGGTTTAGTTGACAGGGTGGTAGTTGCTGCTTGTACTCCAAGAACTCATGAGCCTATTTTTAGGGCAGCGGTAGAGTCAGCAGGTTTAAACAAGTATTTTTGTGAAATAGCTAACATAAGAGACCAGAATACCTGGGCTCACTGGGGGAAGATTAAAGAGGCTACAGACAAGGCTAAAAGGATCATAAAAAGCGCGGTAGCTAAGGTAAGATTGGCTGAACCTTTAGAAGACCGTTTTGAACCTATGGAAAAGTCTGTTTTGGTGGTAGGTGGTGGAATTGCAGGTATGTTTGCTGCTTTAGACTTAGCTAACATGGGTTTAAAGGTTTATCTGGTAGAGAAAAGGCCTTCTATAGGCGGGAACATGGCTATGCTTGACAAAACGTTCCCGACTATGGACTGTTCGGCTTGAATACTCACCCCCAAGATGGGCGAGGTCGCCCAGCATCCTAACATCGAACTTATCACCTATGCCGAGGTAGAAGATGTTAAGGGTTATGTAGGTAACTTTGAAGTTACCATAAGAAAAAAAGCCAGGTATGTAGACTGGGATAAGTGTACAGGTTGTGGTCACTGTATGAACATTTGTCCTTCCAAGGCTCCAAACGAGTTTAACCTTGGTCTGGATAAGAGACCGGCTATTTATATACAATTTCCTCAGGCAGTGCCCATATCACTTACCTCCTGCTCTTATTTTTTCTACCACCTTGTCTACTGGCACCTCTGCCAAACCTACCGCCTTCTCCGGCTCCGCCCCCAACGCCAACGCAACCAACTGCGCCACATGCACCGCCGGTACCTCAAA
Above is a genomic segment from Thermodesulfobacterium commune DSM 2178 containing:
- a CDS encoding NADH-quinone oxidoreductase subunit B family protein, which codes for MSKPKLAYYLAGGCAGCDISLVDLADFLVDVVSAVDIVFFAPTLVDVKYKDFEALPDGSVDVGLLTGNIRNKEHEHMAKVMRAKCKVLIAYGICASLGGIKGLVNLYSNQELLEKAYRDTFSTDNPTGELPSPKYVVDGKYELELPELTEARTLDQVVEVDYYIGGCPPHYEHVKAALVALLEGKLPPRGSWITMGHAVCEVCSRNPVLRGEKKKPVLEVRRVIEGGVEEEACLLEAGYLCLGPVTQGDCGASCLKVNVPCRGCGGPIPGVRDYGLRAISAIASALENEELVDRIEDPVRLFYRYSLPGSMIGKRLGK
- a CDS encoding Ni/Fe hydrogenase subunit alpha, giving the protein MQRIEINPMTRLEGHGKITIFLDDKGNVDNAFWQVVEFMGYEKFLIGMPIEEVPRTVSTVCGVCRAVHFMASLKAADEVYGVKPTETARKLRELFYYAHYVEDHMEIIYALGLPDFVCGPTASPAERNLVGLIMKVGVDVGRDVLKKRFAAVRIFEILGGRPSHPVAAIPGGWSKRLKEEERQEILRYADECVELGKFTLKAFKDLVLSNPQYVELIKGDIYKVVTNYLGTVDEAGKVTYYDGTQVFVDTKGNEIGRFSGKEYLEWIAERTLPWSYQKAPYIKKLGWKGIVDGEGTSLYSVGPLARFNVGNGFDTPGAQEAYEEMVEFFGGKPVHNILGYHWARAIELLHCAEKVKELASDESITAPDVRQELGEALGEGVGIVEAARGTLIHHYKTDSKGIVTDANIIVATTHNKGSINIAIKRAAENFIKEGKVDEGILNLVEMAYRPYDLCLACSTHTLPGKLPVQIDIYTKDGELVKSLRNFK